Proteins from a genomic interval of Paenibacillus sp. FSL H8-0048:
- a CDS encoding ASCH domain-containing protein, which produces MKCLTIRQPWATLIALGEKQIETRTWRTAYRGELAIHAGMQVNKAICRTEPYQSLLARHGYTADNLPTGRIIAVSRIADCCEVTPELAQQGWPDGNEYIFGNYAEGRYAWKLEEVVPLVHPIPAKGRLGFWEYPVLEEEM; this is translated from the coding sequence ATGAAATGCCTGACCATTCGCCAGCCGTGGGCCACGTTAATTGCGCTGGGAGAAAAACAAATCGAAACCCGGACCTGGCGGACTGCCTACCGGGGAGAGTTAGCCATTCATGCCGGGATGCAGGTGAATAAGGCGATCTGCCGGACGGAGCCGTATCAGTCGTTGCTGGCCCGTCATGGCTACACTGCGGACAATCTGCCAACCGGCAGGATCATTGCGGTCAGCCGCATTGCGGATTGCTGTGAGGTGACGCCGGAGCTGGCGCAGCAAGGCTGGCCGGACGGCAATGAATATATATTCGGCAATTATGCCGAAGGAAGGTATGCCTGGAAGCTGGAGGAGGTTGTTCCGCTGGTACATCCCATCCCTGCCAAGGGACGTCTGGGGTTCTGGGAATATCCTGTGCTGGAAGAGGAAATGTGA
- a CDS encoding MTH1187 family thiamine-binding protein — translation MAIGEVTVIPIGTGSTSLSSYVAEMQRVLETVEGITYELTSMGTIIEGPVGRILAAVEALHESPFTAGAQRVSTSLKIDDRRDKTSTSRSKLESVERKLQGK, via the coding sequence ATGGCAATTGGCGAAGTGACCGTTATTCCGATTGGGACAGGCAGCACCAGCCTTAGCAGCTATGTGGCCGAGATGCAGCGCGTGCTGGAGACGGTGGAGGGCATTACGTATGAGCTAACTTCTATGGGTACGATTATTGAGGGACCGGTGGGGCGGATTCTGGCTGCGGTAGAAGCGCTGCATGAGTCGCCGTTCACCGCCGGGGCGCAGAGAGTCTCCACCTCGCTCAAGATCGACGATCGGCGCGACAAGACCTCCACCAGCCGCAGCAAGCTGGAATCCGTAGAGCGCAAGCTTCAGGGGAAATAG
- a CDS encoding anaerobic ribonucleoside triphosphate reductase — MTLLEKRYNEGQAAQEVLLEEVIHLGRDIIDSRDLDLLRENANLNGESFSGKMSKFGSEYSKWYARNFTMPPQLVQATLDNVVYVHDLDQYAIGTTNCIFIPFERLLREGFNTGNGSVRPPNSIMTAMSLVAIIFQSQQNAQYGGVSANKLDYDLAPYVTKSFSKLFRKGLEYFEENAEVSGLGEITMSRSDLAEQYPRAFRFALKETQSETLQAAESMVHNLNTMSSRSGGQIPFTSINYGTCTSPEGQLVISSLLTATMNGLGSGETPVFPIQIFKCKQGINQQPGDPNYELFLKAAECSARRLYPNFANLDAPLNMQYYDPADPDTEFATMGCRTRVLGDRFGRNHCSGKGNLSFNTLNLVRLGLAHGTITGRRLAADEEGFFDDLNHYMDIALDGLLHRFRIQASQKAKASDFMMREGVWEGGEQLAPDDSVGELLKHGSLSLGFIGMAECMKAMYGKHHGEDMEIHAKAVAIVRHMREYCDRKSEELNLNITLFATPAEGLSGKFTKIDRKVLGSIPGVTDREYYTNSFHIPVYHELSAAKKISLEAPFHEYCNAGAISYVELNGNARSNPSAFVKIIKYALEQDISYFSINHPIDRCSGCGYEGVIGTNCPTCNAHEDTTHIRRLRRVTGYLTGDYQTRFNAAKQAEVRDRVKHL, encoded by the coding sequence ATGACGCTGCTGGAGAAACGTTATAACGAAGGACAAGCTGCACAAGAGGTTCTATTGGAAGAGGTCATTCATCTGGGACGGGATATTATCGACAGCCGGGATCTGGATCTGCTGCGCGAGAACGCCAACCTGAACGGGGAGAGCTTCTCCGGCAAAATGAGCAAGTTCGGCAGTGAGTACTCCAAATGGTATGCCCGCAACTTCACCATGCCGCCACAGCTGGTACAGGCTACCCTGGATAATGTCGTCTATGTACATGACCTTGATCAATACGCCATTGGAACCACGAACTGCATCTTTATTCCGTTTGAACGGCTTCTCCGTGAAGGCTTCAATACCGGCAACGGCAGCGTACGGCCTCCCAACTCGATTATGACGGCGATGTCGCTGGTGGCGATTATTTTCCAGTCGCAGCAGAATGCGCAATACGGCGGCGTATCCGCCAACAAGCTGGACTATGATCTGGCCCCTTATGTCACCAAATCCTTCTCCAAGCTCTTCCGCAAAGGTCTGGAGTATTTCGAGGAGAATGCAGAGGTGTCTGGGCTTGGGGAGATTACGATGAGCCGCAGCGATCTGGCCGAGCAGTATCCGCGCGCCTTCCGTTTTGCCCTTAAGGAGACGCAGAGCGAGACCCTGCAAGCCGCAGAGAGTATGGTACATAACCTGAATACGATGTCCAGCCGCTCCGGCGGCCAGATTCCTTTTACCAGCATCAACTACGGCACCTGCACCTCCCCGGAGGGGCAGCTTGTGATCAGCTCGCTGCTGACGGCCACGATGAATGGACTGGGCAGCGGGGAGACGCCGGTGTTCCCGATTCAGATCTTCAAATGCAAGCAAGGCATCAACCAGCAGCCGGGTGATCCTAACTACGAGCTGTTCCTGAAGGCAGCGGAGTGCTCGGCGCGCAGATTGTATCCGAACTTCGCCAACCTGGACGCTCCGCTGAACATGCAATATTATGATCCGGCTGACCCGGATACCGAGTTCGCTACGATGGGCTGCCGCACCCGTGTGCTTGGAGACCGCTTCGGACGCAATCACTGCTCCGGCAAAGGCAACCTGTCCTTCAACACACTCAACCTGGTGCGTCTTGGACTGGCCCACGGCACGATAACCGGCCGCCGCCTCGCTGCTGATGAAGAAGGGTTCTTCGACGACCTCAATCACTATATGGATATTGCGCTCGACGGTCTGCTGCACCGCTTCCGCATCCAGGCTTCCCAGAAGGCCAAAGCCTCCGATTTCATGATGCGGGAAGGCGTCTGGGAGGGCGGCGAGCAGCTTGCCCCCGATGACAGTGTAGGCGAACTGCTGAAGCACGGCAGTCTGTCGCTGGGCTTCATTGGAATGGCAGAATGCATGAAAGCCATGTACGGCAAGCACCACGGCGAAGATATGGAGATCCATGCCAAGGCTGTAGCCATCGTCCGCCATATGCGTGAATATTGTGACCGCAAGAGCGAGGAGCTTAATCTCAACATCACCTTGTTCGCAACACCAGCTGAAGGTCTCTCCGGCAAGTTCACGAAGATTGACCGCAAGGTGCTCGGCTCTATCCCTGGGGTAACCGACCGTGAATACTATACGAATTCGTTCCACATTCCGGTCTACCATGAACTGAGCGCAGCCAAGAAGATCAGCCTGGAAGCTCCGTTCCATGAATATTGCAACGCCGGAGCGATCTCCTATGTCGAGCTGAACGGCAATGCCCGGAGCAACCCGTCAGCCTTCGTCAAAATCATCAAATACGCGCTGGAGCAGGATATCAGCTACTTCAGCATTAACCATCCGATTGACCGCTGCTCCGGCTGCGGCTATGAAGGGGTCATCGGCACGAATTGCCCGACCTGCAATGCCCATGAGGATACCACCCATATCCGCCGTCTGCGCCGGGTTACCGGGTATCTGACCGGCGACTATCAGACCCGCTTCAATGCTGCCAAGCAAGCCGAAGTCCGGGACC
- a CDS encoding IS1182 family transposase, with translation MYIQYTMDQLCLPMDLEEDIPKNHLVRVVNAAVNRLDNAIFDAAYPGGGRDSYHPKMLTKVIIYAYTQRIYSSRQIAKAVRENIPFMWLAGRQRPDFRTLNRFRSQRMRNVLETVFTAVLQFLANEKYVSLEHYFVDGTKIEANANRYTFVWSKAVSKHKAKLQDKVQALFADIDVAEEQEEQKNQGKDLAELRTGSEMDSEKLEQAVQKLEAQLAEKPKDTPLKKTVRKLRKDLLPRLQKYEQYQKLLGDRNSFSKTDPEATFMRMKEDHMRNGQLKPGYNLQIGTENQFILAYSLHQRPGDTRCLEPHLEKTKQFLGKLPKTIIADAGYGSEENYAYLEKSEIQAVVKYSTYHKEKSKAWKADVGKIENWTYDGSEDRWTCLAGHPLYFQRESKETTESGYEIKKRHYQSQSCGGCPLKENCTKGSGNREIAVSLERLRYQKQAKEILRSEEGYLLAVRRMTEPESVFGQLKNNRGFRRFLLRGLEKVTLEVGWLSLAHNLLKQAANDQKRKEAVLQ, from the coding sequence TTGTACATTCAATATACCATGGACCAACTTTGCTTGCCAATGGATCTGGAAGAAGATATCCCGAAAAATCACCTCGTTCGCGTCGTGAATGCTGCCGTCAACCGGCTGGACAACGCCATTTTTGACGCGGCCTATCCCGGCGGCGGCCGTGACAGCTACCATCCTAAAATGCTTACCAAAGTCATCATCTACGCATACACTCAGCGAATCTATTCGTCTCGCCAAATCGCCAAAGCGGTCCGGGAGAACATTCCCTTCATGTGGCTGGCCGGACGGCAGCGACCCGACTTCCGCACGCTGAATCGCTTCCGTTCCCAGCGGATGAGAAATGTCCTCGAAACGGTATTTACCGCCGTGCTTCAGTTTCTGGCTAACGAAAAATACGTGTCTCTGGAGCATTATTTTGTGGACGGCACTAAGATTGAGGCGAATGCCAATCGCTACACCTTTGTCTGGAGCAAAGCGGTCAGCAAACACAAAGCGAAACTGCAAGATAAGGTACAGGCCCTATTCGCTGACATTGACGTAGCGGAAGAGCAGGAAGAACAAAAGAACCAGGGCAAAGATCTGGCTGAACTCCGCACGGGTTCAGAAATGGACAGTGAGAAACTCGAACAAGCCGTACAAAAGCTTGAAGCTCAGCTTGCCGAAAAACCGAAAGACACGCCCCTAAAAAAGACGGTTCGGAAGTTGCGTAAGGATTTGCTCCCTCGACTGCAGAAGTACGAACAATATCAAAAGCTGCTTGGGGACCGTAACAGTTTCAGCAAGACCGATCCAGAGGCAACGTTTATGCGGATGAAAGAAGATCACATGCGAAATGGCCAACTGAAGCCAGGTTATAATCTACAGATCGGGACCGAAAACCAGTTTATTTTGGCCTACAGTCTCCATCAAAGACCGGGTGACACCCGCTGTTTAGAACCACATCTGGAAAAAACAAAGCAATTCCTCGGGAAACTTCCAAAGACGATCATTGCAGATGCCGGCTATGGAAGTGAAGAAAACTACGCCTATCTGGAAAAGAGCGAGATACAGGCCGTCGTGAAATACAGCACCTACCACAAAGAAAAGAGCAAAGCCTGGAAAGCCGACGTCGGAAAAATCGAGAACTGGACCTACGACGGATCCGAGGATCGTTGGACGTGTTTAGCTGGACACCCGCTGTATTTCCAACGAGAAAGCAAGGAAACCACAGAGAGTGGATACGAAATTAAGAAGCGTCACTACCAAAGTCAAAGCTGCGGAGGTTGTCCGCTAAAAGAAAACTGCACGAAGGGAAGCGGAAACCGGGAAATCGCAGTCAGTTTGGAGCGGCTTAGATACCAGAAACAGGCGAAAGAAATCCTCCGAAGCGAGGAAGGCTATCTATTGGCCGTACGTCGAATGACGGAGCCGGAAAGTGTATTTGGACAATTAAAGAATAACCGGGGCTTCCGGCGCTTTCTGCTTCGCGGCTTGGAAAAAGTGACGCTGGAGGTCGGTTGGCTTTCGCTCGCCCACAACCTGCTGAAGCAAGCAGCGAACGACCAGAAACGCAAAGAAGCGGTCCTCCAATAA
- a CDS encoding sugar phosphate isomerase/epimerase family protein, translating to MAEAARQIGIQMYTLRDQTERDFLGTLGKVAEMGYQVVEFAGYFGVAAGVLRRRLDELGLAAPSAHVGLDFSSLEQMERALAREIEYAAELGIQYIITPSAPLPPSPSIDDVTRLIPFFEKASAMVRAAGMQYGYHNHDYEFAEVDGKAVIDIWLEQIPAEHMLAEFDLGWVYRGGANPADYVSRYAGRVPLVHIKDFGANQEETDLGKGEVDFQSVFEIAEQSGILYYIVEQEAYEESSLASAKLALDYFRRLGLMHG from the coding sequence ATGGCAGAAGCAGCGCGGCAGATCGGAATTCAAATGTATACACTGCGTGACCAGACGGAGCGGGATTTCCTTGGCACACTGGGCAAGGTAGCAGAGATGGGATACCAGGTGGTGGAATTCGCCGGATATTTCGGCGTAGCTGCCGGGGTACTTCGTCGCAGGCTGGATGAACTGGGTCTTGCAGCGCCTTCGGCGCATGTGGGTCTGGACTTCAGCAGCCTGGAACAGATGGAGCGGGCATTGGCCAGGGAGATCGAGTACGCGGCGGAGCTGGGAATTCAATATATTATCACCCCGTCAGCGCCGCTTCCGCCCAGCCCTTCCATCGACGATGTAACGAGGTTAATTCCATTCTTTGAGAAGGCTTCCGCGATGGTCCGGGCAGCGGGAATGCAGTATGGCTACCACAATCATGATTATGAATTCGCTGAGGTTGACGGCAAGGCGGTCATTGATATCTGGCTGGAGCAGATTCCTGCGGAGCATATGCTGGCAGAGTTCGATCTGGGCTGGGTATACAGGGGCGGAGCCAACCCGGCTGATTATGTGTCACGGTATGCCGGACGTGTTCCGCTGGTCCATATTAAGGATTTTGGAGCCAACCAGGAGGAGACCGATCTTGGAAAGGGAGAGGTCGATTTTCAGAGCGTCTTCGAGATAGCGGAGCAGAGCGGAATTCTCTACTATATTGTGGAGCAAGAGGCCTACGAGGAATCCTCTCTTGCAAGCGCTAAGCTCGCGCTGGATTATTTCCGCAGGCTGGGGCTCATGCACGGCTGA